The following proteins come from a genomic window of Micromonospora echinofusca:
- a CDS encoding cellulose binding domain-containing protein produces the protein MPDTRRAPNRSYGTTAVASSPWIVVSVGVVVMVVLLAIALGTYRGRGPAFDAQPAPPLPTVGLADPEPSATSATATRSPRATASPSARATARPTPTRSRPERSSRPPSPTPSGSDAALIAPPSPTSPLTGRYRVVESYANGFVGELLVGNTSSSGREWTARLTFPGARLGSAWIEGAPQGTAQRIDDGFTYRSGGDLPGGASATLRFYVQGTQSRPTSCSVDGGACRV, from the coding sequence ATGCCCGACACGCGCCGAGCACCGAACAGGTCCTACGGCACGACCGCCGTCGCGTCATCGCCGTGGATCGTGGTGTCCGTCGGCGTCGTGGTGATGGTGGTCCTGCTCGCCATCGCGCTGGGCACCTACCGGGGGCGCGGCCCCGCGTTCGACGCACAGCCCGCCCCGCCGCTGCCGACCGTCGGCCTGGCCGACCCGGAGCCGTCGGCGACCAGCGCCACGGCCACCCGCTCGCCCCGGGCGACGGCCTCGCCGTCCGCGCGTGCCACCGCCCGCCCCACCCCGACGCGGTCCAGGCCCGAGCGCAGCAGCCGCCCGCCGTCGCCGACCCCCAGCGGCAGCGACGCGGCGCTGATCGCGCCACCGTCGCCCACGTCGCCGCTGACGGGCCGCTACCGGGTGGTCGAGTCGTACGCGAACGGCTTCGTCGGGGAGCTGCTGGTCGGCAACACCTCGTCGTCGGGTCGGGAGTGGACGGCGCGGCTGACCTTCCCGGGGGCGCGGCTGGGCAGCGCGTGGATCGAGGGCGCGCCACAGGGGACGGCGCAACGGATCGACGACGGTTTCACCTACCGCAGCGGCGGCGACCTGCCCGGGGGCGCGTCGGCCACCCTGCGCTTCTACGTCCAGGGCACCCAGAGCCGCCCAACGAGCTGTTCGGTCGACGGCGGCGCCTGCCGCGTCTAG